A region of Allocoleopsis franciscana PCC 7113 DNA encodes the following proteins:
- the glgB gene encoding 1,4-alpha-glucan branching protein GlgB codes for MTYQLSVNQTQPQVTDGYVSLLTEDDLYLFNEGSHFHLYEKLGSHPVVVNGERGTYFAVWAPNATEVFVKGDFNGWQDNGHRLSLKGNSGIWEGFIPGMTKGSLYKYHIVNHNSGYAVDKADPFANSQEVPPRTGSVVWDTEYTWHDQEWMEKRDRIQALDAPMSIYEVHLGSWMRVPEEGNRYLTYRELASKLAEYIKQMGFTHVELMPITEHPFYGSWGYQTTGYFAPTSRYGSPQDFMYMVDYLHQQGIGVILDWVPSHFPTDQHGLNYFDGTNLYEHADPRQGFHPDWQSSIFNYGRHEVRSFLISSAFFWLDKCHIDGLRVDAVASMLYLDYSRKEGEWIPNQYGGRENFEAIEFLRRFNEAVYKHFPGIQTIAEESTSWPMVARPLYVGGLGFGLKWDMGWMHDTLSYMSQEPIHRKYHHNKLTFRMLYAFNENFALPLSHDEVVHGKGSLIGKMPGDYWQKFANLRLLFGYMYAQAAKKLLFMGGEIGQWSEWNHDQSLDWNLLENPMHGGLQKWVADLNHTYRTEPALHELDFDWQGFDWIDCNDTEQSVISLVRKGKSAEDVVLAVCNFTPVPRYNYRIGVPAEGFWQELLNSDAGDYGGSGMGNMGGKQAEAISQHGQPYSVDLTLPPLAIAFFKLC; via the coding sequence ATGACTTATCAATTATCAGTCAATCAAACTCAACCGCAAGTGACCGACGGTTATGTCAGCTTGCTAACGGAGGATGACCTTTATCTGTTTAATGAAGGGTCACACTTCCACCTTTATGAAAAATTAGGCTCTCACCCCGTCGTGGTCAATGGCGAAAGGGGAACCTATTTTGCCGTGTGGGCACCCAATGCGACTGAGGTATTTGTTAAAGGGGATTTCAACGGGTGGCAGGATAATGGTCACCGCCTATCTCTGAAAGGAAACTCCGGGATTTGGGAAGGCTTTATTCCTGGAATGACCAAAGGTAGCCTCTACAAGTACCACATTGTCAACCACAATAGTGGGTACGCGGTAGATAAAGCCGATCCCTTTGCCAATTCTCAAGAAGTGCCGCCGAGAACCGGTTCAGTGGTTTGGGATACGGAATACACTTGGCATGACCAAGAGTGGATGGAAAAGCGCGATCGCATACAAGCCCTCGACGCCCCCATGTCCATCTACGAGGTACACTTAGGCTCTTGGATGCGAGTGCCGGAAGAGGGAAATCGCTACCTCACCTACCGAGAACTGGCCTCAAAACTGGCTGAGTATATCAAGCAAATGGGATTCACCCATGTTGAATTGATGCCGATTACCGAGCATCCTTTCTATGGGTCTTGGGGTTATCAAACAACGGGTTATTTTGCTCCAACCAGCCGCTATGGTAGTCCCCAAGACTTCATGTATATGGTGGATTACCTGCATCAGCAAGGCATTGGTGTGATTTTAGATTGGGTGCCGTCTCATTTCCCCACCGATCAGCATGGACTGAACTATTTTGATGGGACAAACCTCTATGAACATGCTGACCCCCGCCAAGGCTTCCATCCCGACTGGCAGAGTAGCATTTTTAACTATGGTCGCCATGAAGTCCGCAGTTTTTTGATTAGCAGTGCCTTTTTCTGGCTCGACAAGTGCCATATTGATGGACTACGGGTGGATGCCGTCGCCTCGATGCTGTATTTGGACTACTCCCGCAAAGAAGGAGAGTGGATTCCCAATCAATACGGCGGCAGGGAAAATTTTGAGGCGATCGAGTTTCTACGCCGCTTTAATGAAGCGGTTTACAAGCACTTCCCCGGTATTCAAACCATTGCCGAAGAGTCTACCTCTTGGCCGATGGTTGCCCGTCCCCTGTATGTGGGGGGTCTAGGGTTTGGACTGAAATGGGACATGGGTTGGATGCATGACACCCTCAGCTATATGTCCCAAGAACCGATCCACCGGAAGTACCATCACAATAAACTCACCTTCCGGATGCTTTACGCCTTTAACGAGAACTTCGCCCTACCCCTGTCTCATGATGAAGTGGTGCATGGTAAGGGTTCGCTGATTGGCAAAATGCCGGGAGATTACTGGCAGAAATTTGCCAATTTACGCTTGCTTTTTGGCTACATGTATGCTCAAGCGGCGAAGAAGCTGTTGTTTATGGGTGGGGAAATTGGTCAGTGGTCGGAATGGAACCATGATCAAAGCTTAGACTGGAATCTTTTAGAGAATCCCATGCACGGGGGTTTGCAAAAGTGGGTGGCTGACTTAAACCACACTTATCGCACTGAACCCGCCCTGCATGAATTGGATTTTGACTGGCAAGGGTTTGACTGGATTGATTGTAATGACACAGAGCAAAGTGTGATTAGTTTGGTTCGCAAGGGTAAGTCTGCCGAAGATGTGGTGTTAGCCGTTTGTAACTTTACCCCTGTACCCCGCTACAACTACCGCATCGGTGTTCCTGCTGAAGGATTCTGGCAGGAGTTACTCAACAGCGATGCCGGGGACTATGGTGGCAGTGGCATGGGTAATATGGGGGGCAAACAAGCAGAGGCCATTTCTCAACATGGTCAGCCCTACTCGGTGGATCTGACCTTACCCCCGTTGGCGATCGCTTTTTTCAAACTTTGTTAA
- the treY gene encoding malto-oligosyltrehalose synthase, translating to MRIPTATYRIQFQSVFKFEAAKNILDYLADLGISDLYASPIFKATPGSTHGYDVVDPTQLNPELGTAEDFEALVSEIKNHDMGWVQDIVPNHMAYHSQNAWLMDVLENGIDSDFSGYFDIEWEHTYEDIKGRILAPMMGNFYGEALHNGEIQLNYEESELSVNYYALKLPVRIESYGRFISQNLGQVAREIGKRHPDFLKLLGILHLIKSVPYETKGKERYGQIAFVKVLLWELYNQNPEIKDFVDSNIKLFNGEKGNPESFNLLDSLLQEQFYRLSFWKVGAEEINYRRFFTVNELISMRVQELKVFHKTHDLVGQLVEQGKVTGLRIDHIDGLYDPTEYLKRLREKTGDVYITVEKILELKEELPKVWPIQGTSGYDFLNYVNGLFCKTESEKHFTDIYSQLNSAQTNYEQLFFDKKNLIVEKNLAGDVDNLAQILKRIAGQSRLGIDFTMNGLKRTLSEVLCLFPVYRTYVNGDGLSEDDRIYIEEAIEEARGRIPLLLNELNFIERLLLLDWQQGLTEEQKGLRLHFIMRFQQLTGPLMAKGIEDTLFYVYNRHLALNEVGGNPGKFGVTIDEFHQANQKESAAWPHKMNATATHDTKRGEDVRARLNVLSEIPDEWEKQVITWIHLNRSKKNEVRGRAVPVPNDEYFFYQTLVGSYPFDESENASFIGRIKDYMLKSVREAKLHTAWLRPDSAYEEEFLAFVERVLEPSDSNEFMKEFLPFQKWVAGYGIFNSLSQVLLKYTAPGVPDTYQGTEFWDLSMVDPDNRRPVDYQQRISCLQEIKQKLQTDSLKLIEELLSNQEDGRIKLFLTYRALQARKENLTVFQKGDYLPLNVTGTFKDHIVAFARRHGETTAIAIAPRFLTSLIEPGALPLGESVWQDTRIELPQGMPKSWTDTISLQAFSEDGIVSIGKALQHFPVALLKS from the coding sequence ATGCGGATTCCCACAGCCACTTACCGAATTCAATTTCAATCAGTATTTAAATTTGAAGCGGCAAAAAATATTCTTGATTATCTCGCTGACTTAGGAATTTCTGACCTTTATGCTTCCCCAATCTTTAAAGCTACACCAGGCAGTACCCACGGGTATGATGTGGTTGACCCCACTCAACTGAATCCTGAACTGGGAACAGCAGAGGATTTTGAAGCACTGGTGAGTGAAATCAAGAATCATGACATGGGGTGGGTGCAGGATATTGTTCCCAACCACATGGCTTATCATAGCCAAAACGCTTGGCTAATGGATGTTCTAGAAAATGGGATTGATTCTGATTTTTCTGGCTACTTCGACATTGAATGGGAACACACTTATGAAGACATTAAGGGACGGATACTTGCCCCAATGATGGGGAATTTTTATGGAGAAGCTTTGCACAATGGTGAGATTCAGCTCAACTATGAAGAGAGCGAATTAAGCGTCAATTACTACGCTTTAAAATTGCCTGTCCGTATTGAATCTTATGGTCGGTTCATCAGCCAGAATTTGGGACAGGTAGCAAGAGAAATAGGAAAGCGGCATCCCGATTTTCTCAAATTACTGGGTATTCTCCATCTGATCAAAAGTGTACCCTACGAAACCAAAGGCAAGGAACGATATGGTCAGATAGCCTTTGTCAAAGTACTTTTGTGGGAACTCTACAACCAAAACCCTGAAATTAAAGACTTTGTTGATAGTAATATAAAGCTGTTTAATGGAGAAAAGGGCAACCCCGAAAGTTTCAATCTTCTGGATAGTTTGCTACAAGAACAGTTCTATCGTCTCTCGTTCTGGAAAGTCGGTGCGGAAGAAATCAATTATCGCAGATTTTTTACCGTTAATGAACTGATTTCTATGAGAGTTCAAGAACTCAAAGTTTTTCATAAAACTCATGATTTGGTAGGTCAGCTTGTTGAGCAAGGGAAAGTAACTGGATTAAGAATAGACCACATTGATGGACTGTATGACCCAACCGAATATCTGAAGCGACTTCGGGAAAAAACAGGGGATGTCTATATCACGGTGGAAAAGATTTTGGAACTTAAAGAAGAGTTACCTAAAGTTTGGCCGATTCAGGGAACCAGTGGTTATGATTTCTTGAACTACGTCAATGGGCTTTTCTGCAAAACGGAGAGTGAGAAACACTTTACCGATATCTACTCTCAGCTAAATAGCGCCCAAACCAATTACGAACAGCTATTTTTTGATAAGAAAAACCTAATTGTCGAGAAGAACTTGGCGGGCGATGTCGATAATTTGGCTCAAATCCTGAAAAGAATTGCAGGTCAATCCCGATTGGGAATTGACTTTACCATGAATGGTCTGAAAAGAACGCTTTCAGAAGTCCTGTGCCTTTTCCCCGTTTACCGTACCTACGTCAATGGCGATGGGTTAAGTGAAGACGATCGCATCTACATCGAAGAAGCGATCGAAGAAGCCAGAGGACGGATTCCCCTGCTTTTGAATGAACTAAACTTTATCGAAAGATTGCTCTTGTTGGATTGGCAGCAAGGGTTAACCGAAGAACAAAAGGGCTTGAGGCTTCACTTCATCATGAGGTTCCAACAATTAACTGGCCCTCTAATGGCGAAAGGGATTGAGGATACCTTATTTTATGTGTATAACCGACATCTTGCCTTGAATGAAGTGGGAGGCAATCCTGGGAAATTTGGCGTTACAATTGACGAGTTTCATCAAGCCAATCAAAAAGAAAGCGCCGCTTGGCCTCATAAGATGAATGCTACGGCAACCCATGACACCAAACGTGGTGAGGATGTTCGAGCAAGATTGAATGTGCTTTCAGAAATTCCCGATGAATGGGAAAAACAGGTGATAACTTGGATTCACCTCAATCGCTCTAAGAAAAATGAGGTGAGGGGGAGAGCTGTTCCTGTTCCTAATGATGAATACTTCTTTTATCAAACTTTAGTGGGTTCTTATCCGTTTGATGAAAGTGAAAATGCTTCGTTTATTGGACGGATTAAAGACTACATGCTCAAGTCGGTCAGAGAAGCTAAACTGCATACAGCTTGGTTACGCCCTGATAGTGCTTATGAAGAGGAATTTCTGGCCTTTGTGGAGAGAGTTTTAGAGCCTTCTGACTCGAATGAATTTATGAAGGAGTTTCTTCCTTTCCAAAAGTGGGTTGCTGGTTATGGAATTTTTAACTCACTTTCACAGGTATTGTTGAAATATACAGCGCCCGGTGTACCGGATACCTATCAGGGAACAGAATTCTGGGATTTAAGTATGGTAGACCCGGATAACCGTCGTCCGGTTGATTACCAGCAGCGAATTTCTTGTTTGCAGGAGATTAAACAGAAATTACAAACCGATAGTCTGAAGCTAATAGAGGAATTATTGTCGAATCAGGAAGATGGTCGAATTAAGCTGTTCCTAACGTACCGAGCTCTTCAGGCCAGAAAAGAGAATTTAACCGTTTTCCAGAAGGGAGATTATCTGCCTCTGAACGTGACGGGAACGTTCAAGGATCATATTGTGGCATTTGCCAGACGGCATGGTGAAACGACAGCGATTGCGATCGCACCTCGCTTCCTGACAAGCTTGATCGAACCGGGTGCACTCCCCCTAGGGGAATCGGTATGGCAGGATACCCGCATTGAGTTACCTCAAGGAATGCCGAAATCCTGGACAGATACTATTTCTTTGCAGGCGTTTTCTGAAGATGGCATTGTGTCCATTGGCAAGGCGCTGCAACACTTTCCTGTAGCGTTACTGAAAAGCTAG